GCCCTTGACAGCTACCACCTTAGCGTTGTAAATTAACTGATAATGAAAGGCTATTACCTGATAGAAACTTATGGCTGCGAGATGAACAAAGCCGAAAGTAATGCTTTGGCTTACGAACTTAACCAATTAGGTTATTTGCCCACCACGCAAGCCGGCGAAGCCGATTGGATAATTATTAATACTTGTAGTGTAAGACAATCGGCCGAAGATAGAGTATGGGGGCGGCTGGGTTATTTTAAAGCTTTAAAAAAAGATAGTAATTTAAAAATAGCTTTGATGGGTTGTATGGCCGAGCATTTGAAAAATGATGAAAAACTTTTTAAAATTTTTAACGTAGACGAAGTTATTGGGAATTTCGATAAAAAAAATTTTATTGCTAAATTGGCTAAAGATAAAGAACAAGGAGCAAGGAACAAGGAGCAAATTAGTGAACTGGGGAACTATTTTACCGGGAACGATGAATATTCCTTTTTTAGCCGCCATCAGGCCAATGGCTTAAAGGCTCATATTCCCATTATGCACGGTTGTAACAATTTTTGCAGCTACTGCATTGTGCCTTACCTGCGTGGCCGCGAAATTAGCCGCCCGCCGGCCGAAATAATTGGTGAAATAACGGCTCAATTAGTTGCAGGAGTTAAAGAAATTGTTTTAATCGGTCAAAATGTTAATAGTTACAATACTGTTTTAAATTTCCCTCAGCTGCTTAAAGAAATTAGCACGGCGGTAAGCGGTAATTTTCGTTTGCGTTTTACCAGCAGCCACCCTAAAGATTTTAGCCGCCAGTTAGTAGAGGTAATGGCCGGCGACAGCCGTTTTGCTCCGCAGCTGCATTTGGCGGCCCAACATGGCAGTGATAAAGTGCTGGCCGAAATGAATAGGGGTTATACGGCGGCAGCGTATTTAGATTTGTTAAAAATGGCGCGGGAGATTATCCCTAATATCGAGATTACTACCGATTTGTTGATAGGGTTTCCCGGTGAAACAGCTGAAGATTTTAAATTGTTGTTGCAATTTATTAAAGAAGCCGGCTTTAACGATGGTTTTACTTATAAATATAACGACCGTGCCGGT
The DNA window shown above is from Spirochaetaceae bacterium and carries:
- the miaB gene encoding tRNA (N6-isopentenyl adenosine(37)-C2)-methylthiotransferase MiaB, producing the protein MKGYYLIETYGCEMNKAESNALAYELNQLGYLPTTQAGEADWIIINTCSVRQSAEDRVWGRLGYFKALKKDSNLKIALMGCMAEHLKNDEKLFKIFNVDEVIGNFDKKNFIAKLAKDKEQGARNKEQISELGNYFTGNDEYSFFSRHQANGLKAHIPIMHGCNNFCSYCIVPYLRGREISRPPAEIIGEITAQLVAGVKEIVLIGQNVNSYNTVLNFPQLLKEISTAVSGNFRLRFTSSHPKDFSRQLVEVMAGDSRFAPQLHLAAQHGSDKVLAEMNRGYTAAAYLDLLKMAREIIPNIEITTDLLIGFPGETAEDFKLLLQFIKEAGFNDGFTYKYNDRAGTAASKRSDKVADEVAASRLSEVITLQRAISAERLKRRIGQTVTVLVQHQAKRTDDLFGYNEYNENVVFKADNSLVGQFVSVRVKSVSGLTLQGIVEK